The Leptospira barantonii genome includes a region encoding these proteins:
- a CDS encoding adenylate/guanylate cyclase domain-containing protein has protein sequence MNVNRLTQNRISERREGMKEILNWLSSPESRALEAKELIETLNQKIIEAGIPVWRFFTSIPTMHPEVMVRSIIWTRGEETQVVLIPHDGLQQQQYRDSPIFLIREGQRDFIRCKLTGPDADLSYPICVDLQEKGGTDYCIFVSIFGTDIRSVISWTTDAPGGFTEEQIDALNSIRSVLSLRLDLESRKFAVNELLEVYLGPNASKRVLSGEFRRGTGETIYAAILCADLRDFSSLSENNSPKKIVEVLDNYFELTAQPIQEEKGEILKFIGDAILAVFPAEEDPHKACLAALSAARKIKNSVIQWNLEHPDSQIHLGMALNVGDVVYGNVGAKDRLDFTVIGNAVNQAFRVESFCKDFGENILTTEEFATKTGMENFELLGERQLKGITGKRNIYSPRN, from the coding sequence ATGAACGTGAATCGTCTAACACAAAATAGAATATCGGAACGAAGAGAAGGAATGAAAGAAATTCTTAACTGGTTGTCCAGCCCCGAGTCGAGAGCCTTGGAAGCAAAGGAACTGATCGAAACTCTCAATCAAAAAATCATCGAAGCGGGAATTCCCGTCTGGAGATTTTTTACGAGTATACCCACGATGCATCCGGAAGTGATGGTGAGATCGATCATCTGGACGAGAGGGGAAGAAACTCAAGTCGTATTAATTCCACACGACGGATTACAACAACAGCAATACAGGGACAGCCCTATCTTTTTGATCCGGGAAGGACAAAGGGATTTTATCCGTTGCAAGTTGACCGGACCCGACGCGGATCTATCCTATCCCATCTGCGTCGACTTACAAGAAAAAGGTGGAACCGACTATTGTATCTTCGTTTCCATTTTCGGTACCGACATACGAAGTGTGATATCTTGGACGACCGACGCACCCGGTGGATTTACGGAAGAACAAATCGACGCCTTAAATTCCATTCGAAGCGTTCTATCTTTGCGTTTGGATTTGGAATCCAGAAAATTCGCGGTCAACGAATTGTTGGAAGTGTATCTCGGACCGAACGCATCCAAACGAGTTTTATCCGGAGAATTCAGAAGAGGAACCGGAGAAACCATCTACGCCGCGATTCTTTGCGCGGACCTACGAGACTTTTCGTCTTTGAGCGAAAACAATTCTCCTAAAAAAATCGTGGAAGTTTTGGACAACTATTTCGAACTCACGGCTCAACCGATTCAGGAAGAAAAGGGCGAAATTCTTAAGTTCATCGGAGACGCGATCCTCGCGGTTTTTCCGGCCGAAGAAGATCCGCATAAGGCGTGTTTGGCGGCGTTGAGCGCGGCTCGCAAGATTAAGAATTCCGTAATACAATGGAACTTAGAACATCCGGATTCTCAGATTCATTTGGGTATGGCGTTGAACGTGGGCGATGTCGTTTACGGAAACGTAGGCGCCAAAGATCGACTCGACTTCACAGTAATCGGAAACGCTGTCAATCAGGCGTTCCGTGTGGAATCTTTCTGTAAGGATTTTGGTGAGAATATTCTGACGACTGAAGAATTTGCGACTAAAACCGGAATGGAGAATTTTGAACTTCTCGGAGAGCGACAACTCAAAGGAATCACCGGAAAAAGAAATATCTATTCTCCTCGGAACTAA